From the Lathyrus oleraceus cultivar Zhongwan6 chromosome 4, CAAS_Psat_ZW6_1.0, whole genome shotgun sequence genome, one window contains:
- the LOC127138783 gene encoding pleiotropic drug resistance protein 3 isoform X2, which yields MELTPRGRNQGHVVTFDRDADSFVEEDKELQSKWAAIEKLPTFKRIKTSFVDEITQEESGSRWQRSSSKRVVDVTKLGAVDKRLFIDKLIKHIENDNLNLLQKLRERMERVNVKLPSVEVRYKNLNVEAECEVVQGKPLPTLWNSFSSLFSDLVKTISCSSQETKLGILKDVSGIIKPARLTLLLGPPSCGKTTLLMALAGKLDQSLEVSGEICYNGHRLDEFVPQKTSAYISQYDLHIPEMTVRETIDFSARCQGVGSRADIMTEITRKEKEQGIFPDPDIDTYMKAISVEGQSENLQTEYVLKILGLDICADTLVGDALDRGISGGQKKRLTTGEMIVGPIKALFMDEISTGLDSSTTFQIVTCLQQLVHINDATAVLSLLQPAPETFELFDDLILMAEGKIVYHGPCSQALQFFKDCGFWCPERKGVADFLQEVTSKKDQRQYWYRTDIPYSYVSVDEFSQIFKTSYWGRMLDDELSQPYDKSQSHESSLSYSKYSLGKWDLFKACMKREILLMKRNSFIYIFKTVQLTITAIITMTVFLRTQLDVDLLGSNYLLGSLYYTLVRLMTNGVAELIMTITRLPVVYKQKAFYLYPAWAYCLPAAILKIPFSVLDSLVWTSITYYVIGYSPEITRFLRQFLLLIALHMSSTSMCRSLAAVFKTDVAATTVGSLVLVLMFLFGGFILPRPSLPKWLRWGFWVSPMSYGEIGITLNEFLAPRWQKIQEGNITVGREVLKSRGLDFDSNFFWISIGALLGFAVVFDILFIVALTYLKEPKQSRALVSKKRLPQLKRGEKNNEVELKNKSVAVDITHTSKEAQSTGKMVLPFLPLSIAFKDVQYFVDTPPEMKKHGSNEKNLQLLCDITGAFRPGILTALMGVSGAGKTTLMDVLSGRKTGGIIEGDIRIGGYPKVQKTFARVSGYCEQNDIHSPYITVEESVRYSAWLRLPSEIDSATKGKFVEEVLETIELDDIKDNLVGIAGQSGLSTEQRKRLTIAVELVSNPSIIFMDEPTSGLDARAAAVVMRAVKNVVATGRTTVCTIHQPSIDIFETFDELILMKSGGKIIYNGMLGHHSNRLIEYFQSIPGVPKIKDNYNPATWMLEATSASVEDELKIDFANIYKESHLHRDTLELVRQISEPEPGSKDLHFSTRFPQNNLGQFMACLWKQHLSYWRSPEYNLIRFVFMIVAAIIFGAVFWQKGKEINTQQDLFNVFGSMYIAVIFLGINYCSTILPYVATERSVLYREKFAGMYSSMAYSFAQVAIEIPYILVQAILYVAITYPMIGFHWSVQKLFWYFYTTFCTFLYFVYLGMLVMSLSLNLDLASVLSTAVYTIFNLFSGFLMPGPKIPKWWVWCYWICPTAWSLNGLLTSQYGDMDKEILIFGDKKSVGSFLKDYYGFRHDRLSVVAVVLIAYPIIYASLFAYCIGKINYQKR from the exons ATGGAGTTAACTCCAAGAGGAAGAAATCAAGGTCATGTTGTGACTTTTGACAGAGATGCAGATTCATTTGTGGAGGAAGATAAAGAGCTTCAATCTAAATGGGCTGCTATAGAGAAACTACCAACTTTCAAAAGGATTAAAACTTCTTTTGTTGATGAAATCACTCAGGAGGAAAGTGGTAGTAGATGGCAAAGAAGTAGTAGTAAAAGGGTTGTTGATGTTACTAAACTTGGAGCTGTTGATAAGCGGTTGTTTATTGATAAGCTCATCAAGCATATTGAGAATGATAATCTCAACTTGTTGCAGAAACTTAGAGAAAGgatggaaag AGTGAATGTGAAGTTACCTAGTGTGGAGGTAAGGTACAAGAACCTGAATGTAGAAGCAGAATGTGAGGTTGTTCAAGGGAAGCCACTTCCTACTCTATGGAATTCTTTTTCTAGCTTATTTTCA GATTTAGTGAAGACTATATCATGCAGTTCTCAAGAAACCAAATTGGGCATTCTGAAAGATGTCAGTGGCATCATAAAGCCGGCAAG GCTTACTCTTCTTCTGGGTCCACCTAGCTGTGGGAAAACTACCTTACTAATGGCATTGGCTGGAAAACTAGATCAATCTCTCGAG GTTTCTGGAGAAATCTGTTACAATGGTCACAGACTAGATGAATTTGTTCCTCAAAAAACATCAGCTTACATAAGCCAGTATGACCTTCACATTCCTGAGATGACAGTCAGGGAAACTATTGACTTCTCGGCACGTTGTCAGGGGGTTGGAAGCAGAGCTG ATATAATGACTGAAATCACTAGGAAAGAAAAAGAACAAGGAATCTTCCCTGACCCGGATATTGATACTTATATGAAG GCTATTTCTGTTGAAGGACAAAGCGAAAATCTTCAAACGGAATATGTTTTAAAG ATACTTGGATTGGATATCTGTGCTGACACTCTGGTTGGAGATGCACTAGATAGAGGCATTTCAGGTGGACAGAAGAAAAGGCTAACTACAG GAGAGATGATTGTAGGTCCCATAAAAGCACTTTTTATGGATGAAATATCAACTGGGTTAGACAGCTCCACTACTTTTCAAATAGTTACATGTCTCCAGCAATTGGTGCACATCAATGATGCAACAGCAGTGCTTTCACTCCTCCAACCAGCACCAGAAACCTTTGAGTTATTTGATGATCTTATATTGATGGCAGAGGGAAAGATAGTATACCATGGCCCCTGCAGTCAAGCACTCCAGTTCTTTAAGGATTGCGGTTTCTGGTGCCCTGAAAGAAAAGGAGTGGCAGACTTTCTTCAAGAG GTAACCTCTAAGAAGGATCAAAGGCAATACTGGTACCGCACAGATATTCCTTACAGTTATGTTTCAGTGGATGAGTTCTCTCAGATTTTCAAAACAAGTTACTGGGGAAGAATGTTAGATGATGAGCTCTCGCAACCATATGATAAATCTCAATCCCATGAAAGTTCTTTATCATATAGCAAGTACTCCTTAGGAAAATGGGATTTGTTTAAAGCTTGTATGAAGAGGGAGATTCTTCTCATGAAACGAAACTCATTTATCTATATATTCAAAACTGTGCAG CTTACAATCACTGCAATCATAACAATGACGGTCTTTTTGCGCACACAACTTGACGTGGACTTGTTAGGATCAAACTATTTATTAGGTTCATTGTACTATACACTTGTACGCCTAATGACAAATGGAGTTGCCGAGTTGATAATGACTATTACTAGACTCCCCGTTGTTTATAAGCAGAAAGCATTCTATCTCTATCCAGCTTGGGCTTACTGTCTTCCAGCTGCCATACTAAAGATTCCATTTTCAGTCCTTGATTCTCTTGTTTGGACATCAATAACATATTATGTTATAGGCTACAGCCCAGAAATAACAAG GTTCCTCCGCCAGTTCCTTTTGCTTATCGCTCTGCACATGTCATCAACCTCTATGTGCCGTTCCCTTGCCGCAGTGTTTAAAACTGATGTTGCAGCTACAACTGTTGGTTCTTTGGTCTTAGTACTTATGTTCTTGTTTGGAGGCTTTATTCTTCCTCGAC CGTCGTTACCAAAGTGGTTGAGGTGGGGGTTTTGGGTTTCTCCCATGTCATATGGGGAAATAGGAATAACACTCAATGAATTTCTTGCTCCTCGCTGGCAAAAG ATTCAAGAGGGAAACATCACCGTTGGAAGGGAGGTTCTCAAGAGTCGTGGTTTAGACTTTGATAGCAACTTCTTCTGGATATCAATTGGAGCATTACTTGGTTTCGCAGTAGTATTTGATATACTATTTATAGTAGCATTAACTTACTTAAAAG AGCCAAAGCAATCTCGAGCTTTAGTTTCGAAAAAGAGGCTGCCTCAACTAAAAAGAGGAGAAAAAAACAATGAAGTGGAATTAAAAAATAAGTCAGTAGCAGTTGATATTACCCACACATCCAAGGAAGCTCAAAGCACAG GGAAAATGGTCTTGCCCTTTTTGCCACTGTCAATAGCATTTAAGGATGTTCAGTATTTTGTTGACACACCTCCG GAGATGAAAAAACACGGTTCAAATGAGAAAAATCTACAATTGCTCTGCGATATCACGGGAGCGTTTAGGCCAGGAATCCTTACTGCATTGATGGGAGTCAGTGGAGCAGGGAAGACAACACTCATGGATGTCCTTTCAGGAAGAAAAACTGGAGGTATCATTGAAGGAGATATAAGAATTGGAGGGTACCCTAAAGTGCAAAAGACATTTGCAAGAGTTTCAGGTTACTGTGAGCAGAACGACATACATTCTCCATATATAACAGTAGAAGAATCTGTTCGATATTCAGCTTGGTTGCGGTTGCCAAGCGAGATTGATTCAGCTACAAAAGGG AAATTTGTTGAAGAAGTTCTTGAAACAATTGAACTTGATGATATAAAGGATAATTTAGTTGGTATCGCTGGTCAAAGTGGCTTATCTACTGAGCAACGTAAAAGACTAACAATAGCAGTAGAGCTTGTATCCAATCCTTCAATAATTTTTATGGATGAACCTACATCAGGTTTGGATGCCCGAGCTGCTGCTGTAGTTATGCGTGCAGTGAAGAATGTTGTTGCCACCGGTAGGACCACAGTTTGCACCATACATCAGCCAAGCATCGATATATTTGAGACTTTTGATGAG TTGATTCTAATGAAATCTGGAGGCAAGATCATATATAATGGAATGCTAGGCCATCATTCAAATAGACTGATCGAATATTTTCAG AGTATACCGGGAGTTCCAAAGATCAAGGACAATTATAATCCTGCAACCTGGATGTTGGAAGCTACTTCTGCATCTGTAGAAGATGAACTTAAAATAGATTTTGCAAATATATATAAAGAGTCGCACCTTCACCG GGATACCCTTGAATTGGTGAGACAGATAAGTGAACCAGAACCAGGTTCTAAAGACTTGCATTTTTCAACTCGCTTCCCACAAAATAACTTGGGGCAGTTTATGGCATGCCTATGGAAGCAACACTTGTCCTATTGGAGAAGTCCCGAGTACAATTTAATACGATTTGTGTTCATGATTGTTGCAGCAATAATATTTGGGGCGGTATTTTGGCAGAAAGGGAAGGAAAT AAACACTCAGCAGGATTTGTTCAATGTGTTTGGATCAATGTATATTGCTGTAATATTCTTGGGAATAAATTACTGTTCAACAATTTTACCGTACGTGGCAACTGAGCGCTCCGTCCTATATCGAGAAAAATTTGCAGGAATGTATTCTTCCATGGCTTATTCATTTGCACAG GTGGCTATTGAAATACCATATATCTTAGTGCAAGCAATTTTATATGTGGCTATCACATATCCAATGATAGGTTTCCATTGGTCAGTTCAGAAGCTCTTTTGGTACTTCTATACCACATTCTGCACATTTCTATACTTTGTGTATCTTGGAATGCTGGTAATGTCATTAAGCTTAAATCTGGATTTAGCTTCAGTACTGTCAACTGCAGTCTACACCATATTCAATCTCTTTTCTGGATTCCTCATGCCAGGACCT AAAATTCCTAAATGGTGGGTTTGGTGCTACTGGATTTGCCCTACAGCTTGGTCCTTGAATGGCCTATTAACTTCACAGTATGGAGACATGGACAAGGAAATACTCATATTTGGAGACAAAAAATCAGTTGGTTCCTTTCTAAAGGATTACTATGGGTTCAGGCATGACAGATTAAGTGTTGTGGCTGTGGTGCTCATTGCTTACCCAATTATCTATGCATCCCTCTTTGCATATTGTATAGGGAAAATAAACTACCAAAAGAGATAG
- the LOC127138783 gene encoding pleiotropic drug resistance protein 3 isoform X1, which yields MELTPRGRNQGHVVTFDRDADSFVEEDKELQSKWAAIEKLPTFKRIKTSFVDEITQEESGSRWQRSSSKRVVDVTKLGAVDKRLFIDKLIKHIENDNLNLLQKLRERMERVNVKLPSVEVRYKNLNVEAECEVVQGKPLPTLWNSFSSLFSDLVKTISCSSQETKLGILKDVSGIIKPARLTLLLGPPSCGKTTLLMALAGKLDQSLEVSGEICYNGHRLDEFVPQKTSAYISQYDLHIPEMTVRETIDFSARCQGVGSRADIMTEITRKEKEQGIFPDPDIDTYMKAISVEGQSENLQTEYVLKILGLDICADTLVGDALDRGISGGQKKRLTTGEMIVGPIKALFMDEISTGLDSSTTFQIVTCLQQLVHINDATAVLSLLQPAPETFELFDDLILMAEGKIVYHGPCSQALQFFKDCGFWCPERKGVADFLQEVTSKKDQRQYWYRTDIPYSYVSVDEFSQIFKTSYWGRMLDDELSQPYDKSQSHESSLSYSKYSLGKWDLFKACMKREILLMKRNSFIYIFKTVQLTITAIITMTVFLRTQLDVDLLGSNYLLGSLYYTLVRLMTNGVAELIMTITRLPVVYKQKAFYLYPAWAYCLPAAILKIPFSVLDSLVWTSITYYVIGYSPEITRHVNIVKLFLISFASFFLHIFCWTRFLRQFLLLIALHMSSTSMCRSLAAVFKTDVAATTVGSLVLVLMFLFGGFILPRPSLPKWLRWGFWVSPMSYGEIGITLNEFLAPRWQKIQEGNITVGREVLKSRGLDFDSNFFWISIGALLGFAVVFDILFIVALTYLKEPKQSRALVSKKRLPQLKRGEKNNEVELKNKSVAVDITHTSKEAQSTGKMVLPFLPLSIAFKDVQYFVDTPPEMKKHGSNEKNLQLLCDITGAFRPGILTALMGVSGAGKTTLMDVLSGRKTGGIIEGDIRIGGYPKVQKTFARVSGYCEQNDIHSPYITVEESVRYSAWLRLPSEIDSATKGKFVEEVLETIELDDIKDNLVGIAGQSGLSTEQRKRLTIAVELVSNPSIIFMDEPTSGLDARAAAVVMRAVKNVVATGRTTVCTIHQPSIDIFETFDELILMKSGGKIIYNGMLGHHSNRLIEYFQSIPGVPKIKDNYNPATWMLEATSASVEDELKIDFANIYKESHLHRDTLELVRQISEPEPGSKDLHFSTRFPQNNLGQFMACLWKQHLSYWRSPEYNLIRFVFMIVAAIIFGAVFWQKGKEINTQQDLFNVFGSMYIAVIFLGINYCSTILPYVATERSVLYREKFAGMYSSMAYSFAQVAIEIPYILVQAILYVAITYPMIGFHWSVQKLFWYFYTTFCTFLYFVYLGMLVMSLSLNLDLASVLSTAVYTIFNLFSGFLMPGPKIPKWWVWCYWICPTAWSLNGLLTSQYGDMDKEILIFGDKKSVGSFLKDYYGFRHDRLSVVAVVLIAYPIIYASLFAYCIGKINYQKR from the exons ATGGAGTTAACTCCAAGAGGAAGAAATCAAGGTCATGTTGTGACTTTTGACAGAGATGCAGATTCATTTGTGGAGGAAGATAAAGAGCTTCAATCTAAATGGGCTGCTATAGAGAAACTACCAACTTTCAAAAGGATTAAAACTTCTTTTGTTGATGAAATCACTCAGGAGGAAAGTGGTAGTAGATGGCAAAGAAGTAGTAGTAAAAGGGTTGTTGATGTTACTAAACTTGGAGCTGTTGATAAGCGGTTGTTTATTGATAAGCTCATCAAGCATATTGAGAATGATAATCTCAACTTGTTGCAGAAACTTAGAGAAAGgatggaaag AGTGAATGTGAAGTTACCTAGTGTGGAGGTAAGGTACAAGAACCTGAATGTAGAAGCAGAATGTGAGGTTGTTCAAGGGAAGCCACTTCCTACTCTATGGAATTCTTTTTCTAGCTTATTTTCA GATTTAGTGAAGACTATATCATGCAGTTCTCAAGAAACCAAATTGGGCATTCTGAAAGATGTCAGTGGCATCATAAAGCCGGCAAG GCTTACTCTTCTTCTGGGTCCACCTAGCTGTGGGAAAACTACCTTACTAATGGCATTGGCTGGAAAACTAGATCAATCTCTCGAG GTTTCTGGAGAAATCTGTTACAATGGTCACAGACTAGATGAATTTGTTCCTCAAAAAACATCAGCTTACATAAGCCAGTATGACCTTCACATTCCTGAGATGACAGTCAGGGAAACTATTGACTTCTCGGCACGTTGTCAGGGGGTTGGAAGCAGAGCTG ATATAATGACTGAAATCACTAGGAAAGAAAAAGAACAAGGAATCTTCCCTGACCCGGATATTGATACTTATATGAAG GCTATTTCTGTTGAAGGACAAAGCGAAAATCTTCAAACGGAATATGTTTTAAAG ATACTTGGATTGGATATCTGTGCTGACACTCTGGTTGGAGATGCACTAGATAGAGGCATTTCAGGTGGACAGAAGAAAAGGCTAACTACAG GAGAGATGATTGTAGGTCCCATAAAAGCACTTTTTATGGATGAAATATCAACTGGGTTAGACAGCTCCACTACTTTTCAAATAGTTACATGTCTCCAGCAATTGGTGCACATCAATGATGCAACAGCAGTGCTTTCACTCCTCCAACCAGCACCAGAAACCTTTGAGTTATTTGATGATCTTATATTGATGGCAGAGGGAAAGATAGTATACCATGGCCCCTGCAGTCAAGCACTCCAGTTCTTTAAGGATTGCGGTTTCTGGTGCCCTGAAAGAAAAGGAGTGGCAGACTTTCTTCAAGAG GTAACCTCTAAGAAGGATCAAAGGCAATACTGGTACCGCACAGATATTCCTTACAGTTATGTTTCAGTGGATGAGTTCTCTCAGATTTTCAAAACAAGTTACTGGGGAAGAATGTTAGATGATGAGCTCTCGCAACCATATGATAAATCTCAATCCCATGAAAGTTCTTTATCATATAGCAAGTACTCCTTAGGAAAATGGGATTTGTTTAAAGCTTGTATGAAGAGGGAGATTCTTCTCATGAAACGAAACTCATTTATCTATATATTCAAAACTGTGCAG CTTACAATCACTGCAATCATAACAATGACGGTCTTTTTGCGCACACAACTTGACGTGGACTTGTTAGGATCAAACTATTTATTAGGTTCATTGTACTATACACTTGTACGCCTAATGACAAATGGAGTTGCCGAGTTGATAATGACTATTACTAGACTCCCCGTTGTTTATAAGCAGAAAGCATTCTATCTCTATCCAGCTTGGGCTTACTGTCTTCCAGCTGCCATACTAAAGATTCCATTTTCAGTCCTTGATTCTCTTGTTTGGACATCAATAACATATTATGTTATAGGCTACAGCCCAGAAATAACAAGGCATGTAAATATAGTCAAACTTTTTCTCATTTCTTTTGCAAGTTTTTTCTTACATATTTTTTGTTGGACCAGGTTCCTCCGCCAGTTCCTTTTGCTTATCGCTCTGCACATGTCATCAACCTCTATGTGCCGTTCCCTTGCCGCAGTGTTTAAAACTGATGTTGCAGCTACAACTGTTGGTTCTTTGGTCTTAGTACTTATGTTCTTGTTTGGAGGCTTTATTCTTCCTCGAC CGTCGTTACCAAAGTGGTTGAGGTGGGGGTTTTGGGTTTCTCCCATGTCATATGGGGAAATAGGAATAACACTCAATGAATTTCTTGCTCCTCGCTGGCAAAAG ATTCAAGAGGGAAACATCACCGTTGGAAGGGAGGTTCTCAAGAGTCGTGGTTTAGACTTTGATAGCAACTTCTTCTGGATATCAATTGGAGCATTACTTGGTTTCGCAGTAGTATTTGATATACTATTTATAGTAGCATTAACTTACTTAAAAG AGCCAAAGCAATCTCGAGCTTTAGTTTCGAAAAAGAGGCTGCCTCAACTAAAAAGAGGAGAAAAAAACAATGAAGTGGAATTAAAAAATAAGTCAGTAGCAGTTGATATTACCCACACATCCAAGGAAGCTCAAAGCACAG GGAAAATGGTCTTGCCCTTTTTGCCACTGTCAATAGCATTTAAGGATGTTCAGTATTTTGTTGACACACCTCCG GAGATGAAAAAACACGGTTCAAATGAGAAAAATCTACAATTGCTCTGCGATATCACGGGAGCGTTTAGGCCAGGAATCCTTACTGCATTGATGGGAGTCAGTGGAGCAGGGAAGACAACACTCATGGATGTCCTTTCAGGAAGAAAAACTGGAGGTATCATTGAAGGAGATATAAGAATTGGAGGGTACCCTAAAGTGCAAAAGACATTTGCAAGAGTTTCAGGTTACTGTGAGCAGAACGACATACATTCTCCATATATAACAGTAGAAGAATCTGTTCGATATTCAGCTTGGTTGCGGTTGCCAAGCGAGATTGATTCAGCTACAAAAGGG AAATTTGTTGAAGAAGTTCTTGAAACAATTGAACTTGATGATATAAAGGATAATTTAGTTGGTATCGCTGGTCAAAGTGGCTTATCTACTGAGCAACGTAAAAGACTAACAATAGCAGTAGAGCTTGTATCCAATCCTTCAATAATTTTTATGGATGAACCTACATCAGGTTTGGATGCCCGAGCTGCTGCTGTAGTTATGCGTGCAGTGAAGAATGTTGTTGCCACCGGTAGGACCACAGTTTGCACCATACATCAGCCAAGCATCGATATATTTGAGACTTTTGATGAG TTGATTCTAATGAAATCTGGAGGCAAGATCATATATAATGGAATGCTAGGCCATCATTCAAATAGACTGATCGAATATTTTCAG AGTATACCGGGAGTTCCAAAGATCAAGGACAATTATAATCCTGCAACCTGGATGTTGGAAGCTACTTCTGCATCTGTAGAAGATGAACTTAAAATAGATTTTGCAAATATATATAAAGAGTCGCACCTTCACCG GGATACCCTTGAATTGGTGAGACAGATAAGTGAACCAGAACCAGGTTCTAAAGACTTGCATTTTTCAACTCGCTTCCCACAAAATAACTTGGGGCAGTTTATGGCATGCCTATGGAAGCAACACTTGTCCTATTGGAGAAGTCCCGAGTACAATTTAATACGATTTGTGTTCATGATTGTTGCAGCAATAATATTTGGGGCGGTATTTTGGCAGAAAGGGAAGGAAAT AAACACTCAGCAGGATTTGTTCAATGTGTTTGGATCAATGTATATTGCTGTAATATTCTTGGGAATAAATTACTGTTCAACAATTTTACCGTACGTGGCAACTGAGCGCTCCGTCCTATATCGAGAAAAATTTGCAGGAATGTATTCTTCCATGGCTTATTCATTTGCACAG GTGGCTATTGAAATACCATATATCTTAGTGCAAGCAATTTTATATGTGGCTATCACATATCCAATGATAGGTTTCCATTGGTCAGTTCAGAAGCTCTTTTGGTACTTCTATACCACATTCTGCACATTTCTATACTTTGTGTATCTTGGAATGCTGGTAATGTCATTAAGCTTAAATCTGGATTTAGCTTCAGTACTGTCAACTGCAGTCTACACCATATTCAATCTCTTTTCTGGATTCCTCATGCCAGGACCT AAAATTCCTAAATGGTGGGTTTGGTGCTACTGGATTTGCCCTACAGCTTGGTCCTTGAATGGCCTATTAACTTCACAGTATGGAGACATGGACAAGGAAATACTCATATTTGGAGACAAAAAATCAGTTGGTTCCTTTCTAAAGGATTACTATGGGTTCAGGCATGACAGATTAAGTGTTGTGGCTGTGGTGCTCATTGCTTACCCAATTATCTATGCATCCCTCTTTGCATATTGTATAGGGAAAATAAACTACCAAAAGAGATAG